A region of Vicia villosa cultivar HV-30 ecotype Madison, WI unplaced genomic scaffold, Vvil1.0 ctg.000726F_1_1, whole genome shotgun sequence DNA encodes the following proteins:
- the LOC131630707 gene encoding uncharacterized protein LOC131630707 translates to MFKTVFLCWSRNGPLKPKWWLFLVCAICFIRFSGPEIIEDSKIKLLNWKTCIGEILSRAKLAGDNTDSCSNNFVLSFSILKSFNVKILPSRLLSTLEVLWQPPPKGCIKVNIDGLARGDPSLIACGGIFQDENACHMGSFCDFLGEGSAALVDLLAAVVALERAKILGWKKIWMESDCSLVIKAFSDCSLVPWKIRSRWLICVEYFRSIDFMIS, encoded by the coding sequence ATGTTCAAGACTGTATTTCTCTGCTGGAGTCGCAATGGTCCCCTTAAGCCAAAATGGTGGCTATTTCTTGTGTGTGCAATCTGTTTTATCAGGTTTAGCGGGCCAGAAATCATAGAAGATTCGaagataaaattattaaattggaaAACTTGTATTGGGGAGATTCTATCTAGAGCAAAACTGGCTGGAGATAATACTGATAGTTGTTCCAACAATTTTGTTTTAAGCTTCTCTATTCTAAAAAGTTTCAATGTCAAAATTCTTCCAAGTCGTTTGTTATCTACTTTGGAGGTTCTTTGGCAACCTCCTCCGAAAGGTTGCATCAAAGTTAATATTGACGGATTAGCTAGAGGTGATCCTTCCTTGATCGCGTGTGGTGGTATTTTTCAGGACGAGAATGCTTGTCACATGGGAAGTTTTTGTGACTTTTTGGGCGAAGGCTCTGCTGCATTGGTTGATTTATTGGCGGCAGTGGTGGCTTTGGAGAGAGCTAAGATATTGGGTTGGAAAAAGATTTGGATGGAATCGGATTGCAGTTTGGTCATTAAGGCTTTTTCTGATTGTTCCCTTGTTCCGTGGAAAATTAGATCTCGTTGGCTTATTTGTGTTGAGTACTTTCGCTCCATTGACTTCATGATATCCTAG